A genomic window from Nocardioides sp. BP30 includes:
- a CDS encoding glycosyltransferase family 4 protein yields the protein MRAYLLLFLVAGAVTYLLTVVAREIALRTGAVARVRDRDVHDEPIPYLGGLAMLGGLGAAYVVARHMPFLTESQPFVVHDAGVVLIAGALICAVGVIDDIFELDALTKLGGQVLAVSVLIYFQIQYTFITWSDGSVFTLDLAQGALFTGIVVVATINAVNFVDGLDGLAAGVVGIGAVAFFLFSYELTRANGLSHATTAALLSAALAGACSGFLVHNWHPARLFMGDSGSMLIGLVLSASAVSLSGQFSSEQLSEGAGGARASLLPTLLPVLLPVTILIVPFTDLVLAVVRRTRAGRSPFAPDKMHLHHRLLEIGHSQRRAVLIMWLWAALIGFGSVLASLYTGPWMWGGVIAMVLVTLALTFLLPKVSAPGHPAQPALTSGPDQG from the coding sequence GTGCGCGCCTACCTCCTGCTCTTCCTCGTCGCCGGGGCTGTCACCTACCTGCTCACGGTGGTGGCGCGCGAGATCGCGCTGCGCACCGGTGCGGTGGCTCGCGTCCGGGACCGTGACGTGCACGACGAGCCGATCCCGTACCTGGGCGGCCTGGCCATGCTCGGCGGCCTGGGTGCCGCCTACGTGGTGGCGCGACACATGCCCTTCCTCACCGAGTCGCAGCCATTCGTCGTCCACGACGCCGGTGTCGTGCTGATCGCCGGCGCGCTGATCTGCGCGGTCGGGGTGATCGACGACATCTTCGAGCTCGACGCGCTCACCAAGCTCGGCGGCCAGGTGCTCGCCGTGTCCGTCCTGATCTACTTCCAGATCCAGTACACGTTCATCACCTGGTCCGACGGCTCGGTCTTCACCCTCGACCTGGCCCAGGGGGCGCTGTTCACCGGGATCGTGGTGGTGGCGACCATCAACGCCGTCAACTTCGTCGACGGTCTCGACGGTCTCGCCGCCGGCGTGGTCGGCATCGGCGCTGTCGCGTTCTTCCTGTTCTCCTACGAGCTGACCCGGGCCAACGGCCTGAGCCACGCCACCACCGCCGCCCTGCTCAGCGCCGCGCTCGCCGGTGCGTGCAGCGGCTTCCTGGTGCACAACTGGCACCCCGCCCGGCTCTTCATGGGCGACAGCGGCTCGATGCTGATCGGACTGGTCCTGTCGGCGAGTGCCGTGAGCCTCTCGGGTCAGTTCTCCTCCGAGCAGCTCTCCGAGGGCGCCGGGGGAGCGCGTGCCAGCCTGCTGCCGACGCTGCTCCCGGTGCTGCTGCCGGTGACGATCCTGATCGTGCCGTTCACCGACCTGGTGCTGGCGGTCGTACGACGTACGCGTGCAGGGCGCTCGCCCTTCGCCCCGGACAAGATGCATCTGCACCACCGGCTGCTGGAGATCGGTCACTCCCAGCGGCGCGCCGTGCTGATCATGTGGCTGTGGGCCGCGCTGATCGGCTTCGGATCGGTGCTCGCCAGCCTCTACACCGGTCCGTGGATGTGGGGTGGCGTCATCGCGATGGTGCTGGTGACGCTCGCCCTGACGTTCCTGCTGCCGAAGGTGTCGGCGCCCGGGCACCCGGCCCAGCCGGCGCTGACCAGCGGGCCGGACCAGGGTTGA
- a CDS encoding F0F1 ATP synthase subunit B, whose amino-acid sequence MLIVAAEKESENPLGFVWVEFVLALVVFGILLFLIWKYVTPRFEQTFNERATAIEGGLAAAESKQAEADAKLAELEQQLAEARHEAARIREDARAQGAQIVAEMREQAQAEADRIVEHGKTQIEAERQQAVTALRAEVGTLATGLAGRIVGESLEDDVRQSRVVERFLADLESGVN is encoded by the coding sequence ATGTTGATCGTCGCCGCTGAGAAGGAGAGCGAGAACCCCCTCGGCTTCGTGTGGGTGGAGTTCGTGCTCGCCCTCGTGGTGTTCGGCATCCTGCTCTTCCTCATCTGGAAGTACGTGACGCCGCGCTTCGAGCAGACCTTCAACGAGCGCGCCACGGCGATCGAGGGCGGGCTGGCCGCTGCGGAGAGCAAGCAGGCCGAGGCCGACGCCAAGCTCGCCGAGCTCGAGCAGCAGCTCGCCGAGGCGCGTCACGAGGCGGCGCGCATCCGGGAGGACGCGCGCGCCCAGGGTGCCCAGATCGTCGCGGAGATGCGCGAGCAGGCACAGGCCGAGGCGGACCGCATCGTCGAGCACGGCAAGACCCAGATCGAGGCCGAGCGCCAGCAGGCTGTCACAGCGCTGCGCGCCGAGGTCGGCACGCTCGCGACCGGCCTCGCCGGTCGGATCGTGGGCGAGAGCCTGGAGGACGACGTGCGGCAGAGCCGTGTCGTCGAGCGGTTCCTCGCCGACCTCGAGTCCGGGGTGAACTGA
- the prmC gene encoding peptide chain release factor N(5)-glutamine methyltransferase, whose product MSESASRRALLAAATRSLQEGGVASPAYDAAELLAHVLGTDRARLVLVDQVAADRVEAFEQLVARRAAREPLQHLTGVAYFRHVELAVGPGVFVPRPETELLAGWAIDALRQAQQAAGGSGAPPIVVDLCTGSGAIARSITDECAPARVHAVELSEDAYAWAQRNLAGTGVDLRQGDMATAFADLDGTVDVVVCNPPYIPLEAWESVAAEARDHDPHLALFSGDDGLDAIRVLERRAAALLRPGGVVGFEHADEQGELAPAVFSASGRWADVRDHRDLAGRPRFVTARLAR is encoded by the coding sequence GTGAGCGAGTCCGCCTCGCGCCGCGCCCTGCTGGCCGCGGCGACGCGGTCGCTCCAGGAGGGCGGCGTCGCCAGCCCGGCGTACGACGCGGCAGAGCTCCTCGCGCACGTGCTCGGTACCGACCGGGCCCGGCTCGTGCTGGTGGACCAGGTCGCTGCGGACCGCGTCGAGGCTTTCGAGCAACTGGTGGCACGCCGCGCCGCGCGCGAGCCGCTGCAGCACCTGACCGGCGTGGCGTACTTCCGGCACGTCGAGCTGGCGGTGGGGCCGGGCGTGTTCGTCCCGCGCCCCGAGACCGAGCTGTTGGCCGGGTGGGCGATCGACGCCCTGCGGCAGGCGCAGCAGGCGGCCGGCGGGTCGGGCGCGCCGCCGATCGTCGTCGACCTGTGCACCGGCTCCGGTGCCATCGCCAGGTCCATCACGGACGAGTGCGCGCCGGCCCGGGTGCACGCCGTGGAGCTGAGCGAGGACGCCTACGCCTGGGCCCAGCGCAATCTCGCGGGGACGGGTGTCGACCTGCGGCAGGGTGACATGGCGACGGCCTTCGCCGACCTGGACGGGACCGTCGACGTGGTGGTCTGCAACCCGCCGTACATCCCGCTGGAGGCCTGGGAGTCGGTCGCCGCCGAGGCCCGCGACCACGACCCGCACCTCGCGCTCTTCTCGGGTGACGACGGGCTCGACGCCATCCGCGTCCTGGAGCGACGAGCCGCCGCCCTGCTGCGCCCGGGAGGGGTGGTCGGCTTCGAGCACGCCGACGAGCAGGGTGAGCTGGCGCCGGCCGTCTTCAGCGCGAGCGGACGCTGGGCCGACGTACGCGATCACCGGGACCTGGCAGGTCGACCGCGCTTCGTGACCGCGAGGCTGGCACGATGA
- the atpB gene encoding F0F1 ATP synthase subunit A codes for MSSVIRAEEFNAPGPANFDLPGFFSIGGHEITKAMFLLVLAAIVVFGFFFLAIRRGSLVPGRLQYAGESAYGMVRNSIARDVIGSHDFLRFVPYLVTLFFFILVNNLFATIPFLQFPAFSRASMAYALAAVSWVVYNAVGVKKHGLLGYLKLQCVPSGVTPLMYPLLIPLEFFSNILVRPVTLALRLFCNMFAGHLLLLLFATGGLYLIQHVGGVGYVAGPLAWVLAILISFLEILVQFLQAYVFTLLNAMYLQGALADEH; via the coding sequence GTGAGTTCCGTGATCCGAGCCGAGGAGTTCAACGCCCCGGGCCCGGCGAACTTCGACCTCCCGGGCTTCTTCAGCATCGGTGGCCACGAGATCACCAAGGCGATGTTCCTGCTGGTGCTCGCCGCGATCGTCGTCTTCGGGTTCTTCTTCCTCGCGATCCGCCGCGGGTCGCTGGTGCCCGGTCGCCTGCAGTACGCCGGCGAGAGCGCCTACGGCATGGTGCGCAACAGCATCGCCCGTGACGTGATCGGCAGCCACGACTTCCTCCGGTTCGTGCCGTACCTGGTCACGCTGTTCTTCTTCATCTTGGTGAACAACCTGTTCGCCACCATCCCGTTCCTGCAGTTCCCGGCCTTCTCGCGTGCCTCGATGGCGTACGCGCTGGCGGCGGTGAGCTGGGTGGTCTACAACGCGGTCGGCGTCAAGAAGCACGGGCTCCTGGGCTATCTCAAGCTCCAGTGCGTCCCTTCGGGCGTCACGCCGTTGATGTACCCGCTGCTGATCCCGCTGGAGTTCTTCTCCAACATCCTGGTCCGTCCGGTCACGCTGGCCCTGCGTCTGTTCTGCAACATGTTCGCCGGCCACCTGCTGCTGCTGCTGTTCGCGACCGGCGGTCTCTACCTCATCCAGCACGTCGGTGGCGTCGGCTACGTCGCCGGCCCGCTCGCCTGGGTCCTGGCGATCCTGATCAGCTTCCTCGAGATCCTGGTCCAGTTCCTGCAGGCCTACGTCTTCACTCTGCTCAACGCGATGTACCTCCAGGGTGCGCTCGCCGACGAGCACTGA
- a CDS encoding F0F1 ATP synthase subunit delta, with amino-acid sequence MDVRGASADAVASLTSELETVVSGSGASAAAEVADSLFSASQTLRGEAALRRFLTDQSVPEEAKSGLVQQIFGGKVAAGALQVLSAAATRRWTHAGDLADALEHLSELALVRSAGTEAKRLADELFELGQVVQQNPELRDALSDPSRSADDKAALLDSLLDGKALPATVALAKQSLAGTYRTVSVALGEYEKVAAAAHNEGVATVRVAKQLSEAETSRLAAALERHYGRPVHLNVLVDPSVIGGIKVEIGDDVIDGTVASRLDDARRALAG; translated from the coding sequence ATGGACGTGCGTGGTGCCTCCGCGGACGCCGTCGCGAGCCTGACCTCCGAGCTGGAGACCGTCGTCTCCGGCTCGGGGGCCTCGGCCGCCGCCGAGGTCGCGGACTCGCTGTTCTCGGCCTCGCAGACCCTGCGCGGTGAGGCGGCGCTGCGCCGGTTCCTCACCGATCAGTCGGTCCCGGAGGAGGCCAAGTCCGGCCTGGTGCAGCAGATCTTCGGCGGCAAGGTCGCCGCGGGTGCACTGCAGGTGCTCAGCGCCGCCGCCACGCGGCGCTGGACGCACGCGGGCGACCTCGCGGACGCGCTGGAGCACCTCAGCGAGCTCGCTCTGGTCCGCTCGGCCGGTACCGAGGCCAAGCGGCTCGCCGACGAGCTCTTCGAGCTCGGCCAGGTGGTGCAGCAGAACCCGGAGCTGCGCGACGCACTGTCCGACCCCAGCCGGTCGGCCGACGACAAGGCCGCCCTGCTCGACTCCCTCCTCGACGGCAAGGCCCTCCCGGCCACCGTCGCGCTGGCCAAGCAGTCGCTCGCCGGCACCTACCGCACCGTGTCGGTGGCGTTGGGCGAGTACGAGAAGGTCGCCGCGGCGGCCCACAACGAGGGCGTCGCGACCGTTCGCGTCGCCAAGCAGCTCAGCGAGGCGGAGACGAGTCGTCTCGCCGCCGCGCTCGAGCGGCACTACGGTCGCCCCGTGCACCTGAACGTGCTGGTCGACCCCTCCGTCATCGGCGGCATCAAGGTGGAGATCGGTGACGATGTCATCGACGGCACCGTGGCCAGCCGTCTCGACGACGCCCGCCGCGCCCTGGCCGGCTGA
- the prfA gene encoding peptide chain release factor 1 codes for MAQFEAVEGLVEEHAALEKRLAEPETHADARLAKRLNQRYAQLNAIIGAWREWQQLADDIEAARDLAAEDPAFAEEAEALTVRRGEAEERLRRLLVPRDPADDKDTLLEVKSGEGGEESALFAGDLLRMYTRYAERLGWKVELLDATESDLGGYKSVTVAVKAKGTPEPGRAPYALLKFEGGVHRVQRVPVTESQGRVHTSAAGVLVMPEAEQVDVEINENDLRIDVFRSSGPGGQSVNTTDSAVRITHLPTGIVVSCQNEKSQLQNKDQALRILRARLLQAAQEAADAEASDARRSQVRTVDRSERIRTYNFPENRISDHRTGYKAYNLDQVLDGDLGPVIESAVEADLAARLEALDR; via the coding sequence ATGGCGCAGTTCGAGGCAGTAGAGGGGCTCGTCGAGGAGCACGCCGCGCTGGAGAAGCGCCTCGCCGAGCCCGAGACGCACGCCGACGCACGGCTCGCGAAGCGGCTCAATCAGCGCTACGCCCAGCTCAACGCCATCATCGGCGCGTGGCGCGAGTGGCAGCAGCTCGCCGACGACATCGAGGCCGCCCGCGACCTCGCGGCCGAGGACCCGGCGTTCGCCGAGGAGGCCGAGGCCCTGACGGTACGCCGCGGCGAGGCCGAGGAGCGGCTGCGGCGGCTGCTGGTGCCCCGCGATCCGGCCGACGACAAGGACACCCTGCTCGAGGTCAAGTCGGGCGAGGGCGGGGAGGAGTCGGCGCTGTTCGCCGGCGACCTGCTGCGGATGTACACCCGCTACGCCGAGCGGCTGGGCTGGAAGGTCGAGCTGCTGGACGCGACGGAGTCGGACCTCGGCGGCTACAAGTCGGTCACGGTGGCGGTCAAGGCCAAGGGCACGCCCGAGCCGGGGCGGGCGCCGTACGCGCTGCTGAAGTTCGAGGGCGGCGTGCACCGCGTGCAGCGCGTCCCGGTGACCGAGAGTCAGGGGCGTGTGCACACCTCGGCCGCCGGCGTGCTGGTGATGCCGGAGGCGGAGCAGGTCGACGTCGAGATCAACGAGAACGACCTGCGCATCGACGTCTTCCGCAGCTCGGGGCCCGGTGGGCAGAGTGTGAACACCACCGACTCGGCGGTCCGGATCACCCACCTGCCCACGGGGATCGTGGTCAGCTGCCAGAACGAGAAGTCGCAGCTGCAGAACAAGGACCAGGCCCTGCGCATCCTGCGTGCCCGGCTCCTGCAGGCCGCTCAGGAGGCCGCCGACGCCGAGGCCAGCGACGCCCGCCGCAGCCAGGTGCGGACGGTCGACCGCTCCGAGCGGATCCGCACCTACAACTTCCCGGAGAACCGGATCTCCGACCACCGCACCGGCTACAAGGCCTACAACCTCGACCAGGTGCTCGACGGGGACCTCGGCCCTGTCATCGAGTCCGCCGTCGAGGCCGATCTGGCGGCGCGGCTCGAGGCCCTGGACAGGTGA
- a CDS encoding L-threonylcarbamoyladenylate synthase: MSTRVSTGTDEERETAIAAATQALRAGEVAVIPTDTVYGIAADAFDPAAVRKLLAAKGRGREMPPPVLVNAAATVDALAVRIPDWARALFVEFWPGPLTLVLHQQASLQWDLGETRGTVAVRVPDHPLTLEILGRTGPLAVSSANKTGHPAALDADEAEDMLGGDVEVIVDDGPVPGGEASTILDATAAEPRLLRLGALAVEKIDAVLAPHGVSVQGVVRED; encoded by the coding sequence ATGAGCACGCGCGTTTCCACCGGCACCGACGAGGAGCGTGAAACGGCGATCGCCGCTGCGACGCAGGCGTTGCGGGCGGGCGAGGTGGCTGTGATCCCGACCGACACGGTCTACGGGATCGCCGCCGACGCCTTCGACCCCGCGGCGGTGCGCAAGCTGCTGGCAGCCAAGGGCCGGGGCCGGGAGATGCCGCCGCCGGTGCTGGTGAACGCGGCCGCGACCGTCGACGCGCTGGCGGTCCGTATCCCCGACTGGGCGCGGGCCCTGTTCGTCGAGTTCTGGCCCGGACCGCTGACCCTCGTGCTGCACCAGCAGGCCTCCTTGCAGTGGGACCTGGGGGAGACCCGGGGGACCGTGGCCGTCCGCGTCCCGGACCACCCGCTCACACTGGAGATCCTCGGCCGGACCGGCCCGCTGGCGGTCAGCTCGGCGAACAAGACCGGCCACCCGGCCGCGCTGGACGCGGACGAGGCCGAGGACATGCTCGGCGGGGACGTGGAGGTGATCGTCGACGACGGCCCCGTGCCCGGCGGCGAGGCCTCGACGATCCTCGACGCCACCGCCGCCGAACCGCGGCTGCTGCGGCTGGGCGCGCTCGCCGTGGAGAAGATCGACGCCGTCCTGGCCCCGCACGGGGTCAGCGTCCAGGGCGTCGTGCGGGAAGACTGA
- the atpE gene encoding ATP synthase F0 subunit C, with the protein MGGSLNMIGYGLAAIGPGIGIGLIFAAYISGVARQPEAQSRLQSIAILGFALAEALAIIGIALAFVLKASNT; encoded by the coding sequence ATGGGTGGCTCGCTCAACATGATCGGCTACGGCCTGGCCGCTATCGGCCCGGGTATCGGTATCGGTCTGATCTTCGCGGCCTACATCTCTGGTGTGGCCCGTCAGCCGGAGGCGCAGAGCCGCCTCCAGTCGATCGCGATCCTCGGGTTCGCGCTCGCCGAGGCCCTTGCCATCATCGGCATCGCCCTCGCCTTCGTTCTCAAGGCTTCGAACACCTGA
- a CDS encoding AtpZ/AtpI family protein, whose product MNDPERSSQDDPHGDPWRAFAYTVSGVAVYGLIGWLLDRWLGTSFLVAVGICAGAAMGIYMTWARFSRSAPPQPQQPHQHDPHHKT is encoded by the coding sequence GTGAACGACCCCGAGCGCTCGTCGCAGGACGATCCGCACGGGGACCCGTGGCGCGCCTTCGCCTACACGGTCTCCGGCGTGGCCGTCTACGGCCTCATCGGCTGGCTGCTCGATCGCTGGTTGGGGACCTCGTTCCTGGTAGCGGTCGGGATCTGCGCCGGAGCGGCCATGGGGATCTACATGACCTGGGCGCGCTTCAGCCGCTCCGCACCACCACAGCCACAGCAGCCACACCAGCACGACCCTCACCACAAGACATGA